In Candidatus Methylomirabilis tolerans, the genomic stretch TAGTGGCAATCCTCTTCTGCGGCGCCTACGGTGTCACCATCGAACGGTTGGCCTACAGACCACTGCGCACTGCCCCGCGTCTGTCCCCCCTCATCAGCGCCTTGGGGGTCTCGATCTTTCTCCAGAACTTCGTGATGCTGGCCCAGGGACCCAGAGATAAAGGATTTCCTGAACTGTTTATTCAAGGTGGAATAGACCTGCCTGGCGGCAGGATCAGCGCAATCCAGATCTTCATCATCGCCACCTCGATTGTGATGATGTTCGTGCTTCACCTGGTGGTGCGGCGAACAAAGATCGGTAAGGCGATGCGCGCAACCGCCCAGGATAAGCAGATGGCCAGCCTGGTCGGCATCGACGTGAACCAGGTGATCAGCATCACATTCCTCATCGGGTCCGCGCTCGCCGCAGTCGCCGGGGTGATGGTCGGGATGTATTACGGCCTGATTAATTTCTACATCGGCTATATGGCCGGCATCAAGGCCTTTAGCGCTGCCGTCCTGGGCGGGATCGGCAGTATTCCCGGCGCAATGCTTGGGGGGGTACTGCTGGGCCTCATTGAGAGCCTGGGAGCGGGCTACATCTCCAGTGAATACAAAGACGTATTCGCGTTTGCCATTCTGATACTCGTACTGATCTTTCGCCCTACCGGCCTGTTGGGTACAAATACCTCTAAACGCGCCTAGGATAACCATGCGAGTGTTATCGCGTTCCGTTTCATTCTATCGACACCCTCTCCTGAGAATCGTCCTGGCCGGCCTCTGGTTGGCGCTCCTGTCGCTACCTCTCATGATGGAACTGGAGGCGCCGTATTTTGGGATGGGACGTCCTCTCATCGTTGCCGGCATTGTGGCGCTACTCGGTCTTATGCGGTGGTTCGTCTCTCAGTGGCGGAGAACATCACCGGTATGGATGGATCGGCTGGTGGAGGCCGGTGGGGCGACAATTCACGACCTCACCAGGCGGATCGATCGTCGCGCGCTGTACGTCCTGGCGCTCGCCGCTGCGGTCGTGATCCCGCCTGGTCTGAACCGATATTACATCGATGTGCTGACCCAGGTGGGAATCTATGTGACGCTGGCGCTCGGACTCAACATCGTCGTAGGCTTGGCGGGACTGTTGAATCTCGGCTATATCGCATTTTATGCGGTAGGGGCCTATACGTACGGCCTTCTTGCAACCCGGGTTGGCTTGTCCTTCTGGGAAGTCCTGCCGTTGGGGGGAGCCTTGGCGGCTATTTGCGGCGTCCTGCTCGCCTTTCCGGCCCTGCGTCTGCGGGGAGATTACCTGGCGATCGTCACGTTGGGATTCGGTGAGATGATCCGGATTGTTCTGAACAATTGGGACAGCGTCACAGGAGGGCCGAACGGAATCATCGACATCGCCCGTCCAAGCCTCTTCGGATTCACCTTTTCTCACCCGATTCACTACTACTACCTGATTCTGGCCGTCGTCATCCTGACCATCTTTGCGGTTGATCGACTTAATCAGTCGCGACTTGGCCGCGCCTGGACGGCGATGCGCGATGACGAAGTCGCGGCTGAGGCGATGGGAATCGATCTGGTCAGGACAAAGCTGCTCGCCTTCGGTCTTGGCGCGACATGGGCTGGGTTGGCAGGCGTGTTCTTTGCGGCTAAAATGACGTTCATCTCTCCGGAGAGCTTTACCTTTTTCGAATCGGTCATCGTGCTCTGCATGGTCGTACTCGGCGGAATAGGAAGCGTACCGGGAGTCATCCTGGGGGCAGCGTTGCTGCTGATCCTACCTGAAATGATGCGACAGTTTGCGCTCTATCGGATGTTGGTCTTTGGAGGAGCCGTGGTCGGGATGATGGTGGTGCGACCGAAGGGACTGCTTGCCGCGCGTCGTCGGGCGGTTCCCCTGTGGCGCAAGGAGCGTTCTTACGCAGCAGTCGTGAGCGGGCCTCACGCTCCTTCGACAGGTTCCGAGCGGGTCGGTTCGATCGCGCAACCGCCGGGAGAGGCGGGCATGATCCTACTTGAAACGCGAAAGCTGTCGATCGATTTTGGTGGCCTCCGAGCGCTTGACATGGTCGATCTGAGCGTGAAGGCGGGGGAAATCGTCAGCCTGATCGGCCCCAACGGGGCCGGCAAAACCACCTTTTTCAATTGTGTGACAGGCCTCTTCGCACCAACCTCCGGAGAGGTCCGCTATCGTGAGGAACACCTGATTGGTCTGAAGCCGAACCAGGTCACCGCGAAAGGCGTGACCCGCACCTTTCAGAATATTCGGCTTTTTCATGATATGACGGTGCTCGAAAACGTCATGGTAGGGGGCCACTGTCGGATGCACGCTGCGGTCGTCGGCGCCATCTTCAGACCAAAGCGTGTGATCAGAGAAGAAGAAGAGTTGGTAGCGAAGGCGACTGACCTGCTTCGGTTTGTGGGTCTCGCAGAAAAGAGCAATCTATGGGCGAGCCAGCTTCCATACGGTGATCAGCGTCGGCTCGAGATCGCGAGGGCAATGGCAAGCGATCCGACCCTCGTGCTTCTGGACGAGCCGGCCGCAGGCATGAATCCTCAGGAGACCAACACACTCATGGATTTGATCTATGCGATCCGTGCCCGCGGCATTACCGTACTGCTCATCGAACACCACATGAAGCTGGTCATGGGCATCTCGGAACGTATCATTGTTCTCAACCACGGGGTCAAGATTGCTGAGGGAACACCGGAGGCGATCAGGGCAGACTCCGGAGTGATCGGCGCCTATCTGGGGAAAGCATCGGGGCATGCTTAGGCTTCACGAGGTGCATGCTCATTACGGCGCCATCCATGCCCTTCGAGGCATCAGTCTTGAGGTAAAGGAGGGTCAGATCGTCACGCTGATCGGCGCCAACGGGGCCGGAAAATCGTCGACGTTGATGGCCATCTCCGGTATCCTGAGACCCACCAGTGGGCGGATCATCTTCGAGGACGAGGATCTGACGCACCTGCCATCCCATGCCATCGTCAGGCGCGGTATTTCGCAGGTTCCGGAGGGGCGGAGAATCTTCCCAACGCTGAGCGTCCTGGAAAATCTGGAGATGGGCGCCTACACCCGCACTGACACAACGCAAATCCGTCAGGACCTCGATCGGGTATTTCAGCTCTTCCCGCTTCTCAAAGACCGCCGGTCCCAACCAGGCGGGACCCTCTCGGGCGGGGAACAGCAAATGCTGGCCATCGGCCGAGCGCTGATGGCGCGCCCACGGCTGCTGCTGATGGATGAACCTTCGCTTGGACTGGCTCCCAAATTGGTGGAGACGATCTTTCAGGTCATTCAGGAGATTAATGCCCAATCTACGACGATTCTGCTTGTCGAGCAAAACGCGCACATGGCCCTGCGAGTCGCGACCAGGGGGTACGTCATGGAGGTCGGCCGGATTGTGTTGGAAGATGAGGCCGAAAAGCTCATGGCCAATGGTGAGGTCCGAAGCGCCTACCTTGGGGAATAACGTTCAACGTGCAATGTTCAACGTTCAAGGTTTGCTGCCATCCTGACGATGATGCGAACCGGTGACCGACCGAATGCCCAAGCAGTAAGGCTTGCCGTCGCGCCTCAGGCCCCGTCATCCAGGGCGATAGCGCGAGCTGCTTCTGTTCTTCGCAGGGGTGGTCTGGTGGCGTTCCCCACCGACACCCTGTACGCTCTCGGAGCTGACGCCTTAAACCCGCTTGCGGTCAGGCGCGTCTTTGCCGCAAAGGGTCGCAGCTTGAGGAGTCCTATTCCGCTGCTGGTAGCCGATCTTACGATGGCGATTCAACTGGTCGGTGAACTACCTGAGGCGGCCGTTCGACTTGCCGAGTGCTACTGGCCTGGCCCACTGACCCTCGTGCTGTGGGCTCCTCGCGAAATCTGTACACTGCTCACCGCCGGGACCGATCGGATCGGTCTCCGGGTCCCCGATTCGGCTATTGCACTCGCGCTGATCCGTCGCTTCGGCGGCCCGGTGACCGGAACAAGCGCGAACCGTTCAGGCGTCAAAGATTCCATGGACGCCCATGACGTACTGCGGCAGCTTGGAGATCAGGTAGACCTGATCCTGGATGGAGGTCCCACAGTCGGTGGAAATCCGTCAACCGTCGTGGACGTGACCATAAGCCCACCCGCCATCGTGAGACACGGTCCCGTCCAACAAGAGGAGATCCTGAGCCTGTTGGGACTTTAGTGTCATTCCAGGTCAAGCCCGGAATGACACTCTCAGCAAAGAAACTTCCCGGACACTACACGCCAGGCGTAGCTGGAAAAGGGCAGGTCAGACGTCAGGGCGAAATCTCCTGAAAGCTTTTGGAAAGTGTACGAAAGTATGCTAAAAATATAGTGTTATGAAGGACTATGCGACATTTGGAACATAGATCAGCCACGATAGGAACGGGGACGATGGGGATCGAGCCGATTCTTGAGCGTGTTCGCGCGGCATCACCTCACGCGGATGTGACTCTGCTGCAACGAGCCTACGACTTTGCTGCCAGAGTGCACAAAGGCCAGGAGCGGGTATCGGGAGAGCCATACCTGTCGCACCCGCTGGCCGTAGCTGAGATCGTGCTGAATCTCAAGATGGATGTGGCGAGCATCGCCGCCGCTCTCCTGCACGATGTCGTAGAGGATACCCATGCCTCGCTGGAGGAGGTCAAAGAGGCCTTCGGCGACGAGATCGGGAACCTCGTGGACGGTCTCACAAAGATCAGCAAACTCCCCTTCGGCAGCCGCTTGGAGCACCAGGCCGAAAGCCTTCGAAAGATGGTGCTCGCGATGTCGAAAGATATCCGGGTCATTCTCATCAAGCTGGCTGATCGACTCCACAATATGCGAACGCTTGAACCGCTTCGAGAGGAGAAGCGTCGGCTGATTGCCCGAGAGACCCTCGACATCTACGCCCCTATCGCGCACCGCCTCGGAATCTACTGGATGAAGGCCGAGTTCGAAGACCTGGCCCTCCGCCACCTCGAACGCGAGGTCTACCAGGATCTGGCGGCAAGGATCGCAAAGAAGCGGCGGGAACGCGAGAAGGATATCAATGAGGCCATTGGGATCCTTCAACAGAAGTTAACTGAGGTCGGTATCCGGGCCCAGATCATAGGCCGCCCCAAACATTTCTATAGCATTTATAAGAAGATGCGCGATCAACAGAAAGGATTTGATGAGATCTATGACCTGACCGCGGTCCGGGTGATTACCGAATCGATCAAGGATTGCTACGGCTCGCTGGGCGTGATCCACTCCCTCTGGAAGCCGATCCCCGGTCGGTTCAAGGACTTCATTGCGATGCCGAAGTCGAACATGTATCAATCCCTGCACACCACAGTGATTGGCCCGGTCGGCGAACCGGTCGAGATACAGATTCGAACGCATGAGATGCACAAAACGGCGGAGGAGGGGATTGCGGCCCATTGGGTGTATAAGGAGGGGAAGGCGGCGCTGGACCCGGCCGATAAAGGGTTTGCCTGGATTCGACAGCTCCTGGAGTGGCAGCGTGATCTGAAAGACAGTCGGGAGTTCCTGGAAACGGTGAAGGTGGACCTGTTCCCGGAAGAAGTCTACGTATTCACGCCGAAAGGGGATGTGAAGAACTTCCCCAAAGGGGCGTGTCCCATCGACTTTGCCTTCGGCGTCCACAGCGATATCGGCTTGACCTGTGTGGGGGCCAGAGCGAATGGCCGTTTGGTCCCCCTGCGATATGAACTGCAACATGGCGACATCATCGAGATCCTGACCGATGCAAAGCACCATCCGAGCCGTGACTGGCTGAAACTCGTCAAAACTTCACGGGCGAGAGGACGGATCAAGCAATGGATAAAAAACGAAGAGAAGGTCCGGAGTATCAGCCTCGGGCGAGATCTGCTGGAGAAGGAGCTTCGGCGGCTCGGTAAGAGCCCATCCCAGATTCTCAGGCCGGACGGAATGACGAAACTCCTGACCGGCTCCGGCTATGCAACCTCGGACGAGTTTTTTGCGACCGTTGGTTTCGGCAAGCTCTCCCCTCGACAGGCCATTGCGAAACTCTTACCCGCGGAAGAGCTGCCACATGAAGGAGAGGTGAAGCCGGAACGAAAGATCCGCCACCAGCCGGATGAGGGCGTGACTCTTCTGGGGGCACACGATTTTCTTATTCGGTTCGCCAGATGTTGCAGTCCGCTCCCGGGTGATGACATCGTCGGATTCATTACCCGCGGACGCGGGGTGTCGGTTCACAGCGCAGACTGTACGAATATGGACCAGCTCCTGTACGACCCGGACCGAAAGATCAGCGTCTCCTGGGAGGCGGCGCCGAAGATCGCCCACCAGGTTAAGATTCGCGTGATGATCGGGACGGACCGGCCAGGGATCCTGGCCGCGATCAGTGCGGCGATCTCCGCAAGTAAGATTAATATCGCCCAGGCTGATATACGAGTGACGGAGGACCGGAAGGGAATGAATACCTTTACACTCGAGGTGTCCGACTTGAAGCAGCTTCAGTCAGCAATGGGAGCGATTCGCCAGATCGACGGAGTAATGGGCGTAGAGCGCATTCGCAGCTAGCGACGGCTCGCTGCCGTTATCCGGCCTTCTGAACGAGTCCGGATCGCAGACAGCGAGTGCAGAGCGCGACGTAGCGTCGGGTTCCGTTCATGACCACGTGGTGACGCGCGATGTTGATCTTCTGGCGGCGCTTGCTGACGTTGTGAGCATGGCTCACCTGAAGACTTACTCTCGGACCTCGTCCGCATATCTCACACTGGCTGGGATGAGTGGATGGCATGGCAGTACCTCCAATGGTTAATGGCTATCGAATGATCGCGCCCAACGAGCGGTAATTATACGGCGGCGGCGAAACAAAATCAAGCGTAGAAGCAAAACTTTGCTGAGTACATGAGTACAGATGATGAGGGTAATCGGTGGCCTCGCCAGAGGACGGCGGATTCTGGCGCCTCGCGGAAGACATACGAGGCCGACCTCGGATTATTTGCGCGAGGTCCTGTTCAATCTTCTGACACAACAGGTCGAGGGCAGGATGTTTCTCGACCTGTACGCGGGGACCGGAGCAGTGGGAATCGAAGCCTTGAGCCGTGGCGCTGCCGGCGCGGTCTTCGTTGAGCACAATCGGTCAGCCCTTACGATGCTCTATCGCAACCTTGAGACGTCCGGGTTTCGTGATCGGGCTGAGGTGGTCCCGATGGAAGTTCTCCGATACCTGCGCCGGGCGACTTGTGGATCACGACAATTCGATCTGATCTTTCTGGATCCGCCATATATGCATACTGACGCAGCAGCGGCTATCGGTCTGATTGCTTCAACGGAGTTCCTCGCACCGACCGGTATAGCGATTCTGGAACGATCAACAAAGGCGATACCAATCGAGGTCCCTCCTGGACTGGCGCTCATTCGCGAGGTCCGGCATGGCGCCGCTGTTCTTCAGCTCTATCGACAGGAGGTAATGTAATGGCGTTGGCTATCTACGCCGGGACCTTCGATCCATTTACCTTTGGTCATATCGATATCGCCAGACGAGCGCATCGCCTTTTTTCTCGTCTTGTTATTGCCGTCAGTACGAATCCTGAGAAATCGGCGCTCTTCAGCCTTGCGGAACGTCAGCGGATCATTCGGGACGCCGTCGGGGATATGCGAGGCGTTTCCATCGACTCCTTTGACGGTCTCCTGGTGGATTACATGCATCGAAAAGGGGCACGGGTTGTTATTCGTGGCCTTCGAGCCCTCTCCGACTTCGAATACGAATTCCAGATGGCGCTGATGAATCGAAAGCTGAATGAAGAGATCGAAACGGTATTCCTTATGCCTCACGAGAAATATTCCTACCTCAGCTCTCGGTTGGTGAAAGAGATCGCCTTGCTTGGGGGAGATGTCTCCCAATTCGTCACACCAATGGTCGAAACACTGCTCAAGGAACAGATCGCCCCGCGTGAGGGAG encodes the following:
- a CDS encoding branched-chain amino acid ABC transporter permease, whose translation is MLLQQLVNGLTLGSVYALIALGYTMVYGIIELINFAHGEIYMLGAYMGIVTFSLLTTLHLTAADSGVTLLCMMIVAILFCGAYGVTIERLAYRPLRTAPRLSPLISALGVSIFLQNFVMLAQGPRDKGFPELFIQGGIDLPGGRISAIQIFIIATSIVMMFVLHLVVRRTKIGKAMRATAQDKQMASLVGIDVNQVISITFLIGSALAAVAGVMVGMYYGLINFYIGYMAGIKAFSAAVLGGIGSIPGAMLGGVLLGLIESLGAGYISSEYKDVFAFAILILVLIFRPTGLLGTNTSKRA
- a CDS encoding ATP-binding cassette domain-containing protein, with the protein product MDRLVEAGGATIHDLTRRIDRRALYVLALAAAVVIPPGLNRYYIDVLTQVGIYVTLALGLNIVVGLAGLLNLGYIAFYAVGAYTYGLLATRVGLSFWEVLPLGGALAAICGVLLAFPALRLRGDYLAIVTLGFGEMIRIVLNNWDSVTGGPNGIIDIARPSLFGFTFSHPIHYYYLILAVVILTIFAVDRLNQSRLGRAWTAMRDDEVAAEAMGIDLVRTKLLAFGLGATWAGLAGVFFAAKMTFISPESFTFFESVIVLCMVVLGGIGSVPGVILGAALLLILPEMMRQFALYRMLVFGGAVVGMMVVRPKGLLAARRRAVPLWRKERSYAAVVSGPHAPSTGSERVGSIAQPPGEAGMILLETRKLSIDFGGLRALDMVDLSVKAGEIVSLIGPNGAGKTTFFNCVTGLFAPTSGEVRYREEHLIGLKPNQVTAKGVTRTFQNIRLFHDMTVLENVMVGGHCRMHAAVVGAIFRPKRVIREEEELVAKATDLLRFVGLAEKSNLWASQLPYGDQRRLEIARAMASDPTLVLLDEPAAGMNPQETNTLMDLIYAIRARGITVLLIEHHMKLVMGISERIIVLNHGVKIAEGTPEAIRADSGVIGAYLGKASGHA
- a CDS encoding ABC transporter ATP-binding protein, which translates into the protein MLRLHEVHAHYGAIHALRGISLEVKEGQIVTLIGANGAGKSSTLMAISGILRPTSGRIIFEDEDLTHLPSHAIVRRGISQVPEGRRIFPTLSVLENLEMGAYTRTDTTQIRQDLDRVFQLFPLLKDRRSQPGGTLSGGEQQMLAIGRALMARPRLLLMDEPSLGLAPKLVETIFQVIQEINAQSTTILLVEQNAHMALRVATRGYVMEVGRIVLEDEAEKLMANGEVRSAYLGE
- a CDS encoding threonylcarbamoyl-AMP synthase; amino-acid sequence: MMRTGDRPNAQAVRLAVAPQAPSSRAIARAASVLRRGGLVAFPTDTLYALGADALNPLAVRRVFAAKGRSLRSPIPLLVADLTMAIQLVGELPEAAVRLAECYWPGPLTLVLWAPREICTLLTAGTDRIGLRVPDSAIALALIRRFGGPVTGTSANRSGVKDSMDAHDVLRQLGDQVDLILDGGPTVGGNPSTVVDVTISPPAIVRHGPVQQEEILSLLGL
- a CDS encoding bifunctional (p)ppGpp synthetase/guanosine-3',5'-bis(diphosphate) 3'-pyrophosphohydrolase; the encoded protein is MGIEPILERVRAASPHADVTLLQRAYDFAARVHKGQERVSGEPYLSHPLAVAEIVLNLKMDVASIAAALLHDVVEDTHASLEEVKEAFGDEIGNLVDGLTKISKLPFGSRLEHQAESLRKMVLAMSKDIRVILIKLADRLHNMRTLEPLREEKRRLIARETLDIYAPIAHRLGIYWMKAEFEDLALRHLEREVYQDLAARIAKKRREREKDINEAIGILQQKLTEVGIRAQIIGRPKHFYSIYKKMRDQQKGFDEIYDLTAVRVITESIKDCYGSLGVIHSLWKPIPGRFKDFIAMPKSNMYQSLHTTVIGPVGEPVEIQIRTHEMHKTAEEGIAAHWVYKEGKAALDPADKGFAWIRQLLEWQRDLKDSREFLETVKVDLFPEEVYVFTPKGDVKNFPKGACPIDFAFGVHSDIGLTCVGARANGRLVPLRYELQHGDIIEILTDAKHHPSRDWLKLVKTSRARGRIKQWIKNEEKVRSISLGRDLLEKELRRLGKSPSQILRPDGMTKLLTGSGYATSDEFFATVGFGKLSPRQAIAKLLPAEELPHEGEVKPERKIRHQPDEGVTLLGAHDFLIRFARCCSPLPGDDIVGFITRGRGVSVHSADCTNMDQLLYDPDRKISVSWEAAPKIAHQVKIRVMIGTDRPGILAAISAAISASKINIAQADIRVTEDRKGMNTFTLEVSDLKQLQSAMGAIRQIDGVMGVERIRS
- the rpmB gene encoding 50S ribosomal protein L28, producing MPSTHPSQCEICGRGPRVSLQVSHAHNVSKRRQKINIARHHVVMNGTRRYVALCTRCLRSGLVQKAG
- the rsmD gene encoding 16S rRNA (guanine(966)-N(2))-methyltransferase RsmD — encoded protein: MRVIGGLARGRRILAPRGRHTRPTSDYLREVLFNLLTQQVEGRMFLDLYAGTGAVGIEALSRGAAGAVFVEHNRSALTMLYRNLETSGFRDRAEVVPMEVLRYLRRATCGSRQFDLIFLDPPYMHTDAAAAIGLIASTEFLAPTGIAILERSTKAIPIEVPPGLALIREVRHGAAVLQLYRQEVM
- the coaD gene encoding pantetheine-phosphate adenylyltransferase, giving the protein MALAIYAGTFDPFTFGHIDIARRAHRLFSRLVIAVSTNPEKSALFSLAERQRIIRDAVGDMRGVSIDSFDGLLVDYMHRKGARVVIRGLRALSDFEYEFQMALMNRKLNEEIETVFLMPHEKYSYLSSRLVKEIALLGGDVSQFVTPMVETLLKEQIAPREGEKRRQKQ